From Sphingobacterium bambusae:
GCCTTTTTCAAATGTTGTGCATCAACTCCGCGTAGATCCAAAACCCTAAAAGACAAGTTTTGGGCTTCTAAAGAGGTGGCATTATCCTTTAGTTTTAAGTTTTCTATTTCCAACATACCTACTCATTCACCTAGCAAATATACGCTAAAGAATTACCAATAGCGCTTGGCTTCATGCAATAGCCAGGGAAGTAGACGAATCAATTGGTCCTCAGTGATGTCCAAGGTGTCCACATCTATCCAAAGTATACCGGGCTTTGTGCGGAAGAATTTCCCAATATGGTGAAACCAGGTCAAATAAGTATTACGCGGCAGTTTCTCGTATTTCTCGGGATCCTCTACGTTGATAAATATTTGATTGTTCGCCCGGTAAAAGGCATATCCAAAATCAGTGATTTCCTTCCATGGAATAAATACTTCAGTATCCGCCGTGTTGTTGAACAGCCCTTCTTTCGTAATCGTCAGCCCTCGCCTCCCTTTTTTATACTGCAAAAGGTGCCGTATCTTTTCGAATATAAAGATGTGCAAGCTGATGTAGCATAAGAAAACGAATATCAACTTCTGTGGATAATAGAGGTAAAAAATACCAGCTAAAAGGAGTGCATTGAACAAGGCGCAAAGTACTGCCCCCCAAATAATCTTGGAAAGTTTGAAGGCTATTCTTAACTTTTTTTGTCCAGACAAGATGTCGTTACAGATATCTAAATAATGTACAGGCATGTTAAGTTTATTTAAAATGGTTATCTAGCCTCTAAGTTAATAATTTTTAAGTTTATTTATTAAATAATTTAATCATAAAATACGTTTAATTAGTTTAGTTCAAAGATATATTTCTTTAATACATTAATGTGTTATTGCTCCATACGCTTACGAAAGACAAACAAATGGCTGGTATCGCTAAAGCCAAATTCGGCAGCTATTTCCTTCATGCGCAGCTCTCCGGAATCGATCCGTCGCTTGATCAAGGGATAGCGAACTCGATCAATATATTCCTTGAAACCGATATGGAAATGCTTCTTAAAAAATGTCCCAAAGTAGTTTTCAGAAACATGGAAATGTGCAGCCAGCTTTTTTGCTTTTAATTTGTCGGGCAGGTAAATATTTCGATGTATATAGTGCAGCACTTCATTGACCGTCACCTTTTGCGGTATTTCCTGCTCCATAAAATCGCCTTGCTGTTCCATGATTAAGGATAAAATCGATTGAAACTGATGGAATATAAATAAGGAGGAAGACAAGGCCGATCGGGGTTCGTATGCCCTAATATTCGCAATGACACCGGCCAGTGCGCGACCTGCGATGTCCGAGAACTGAAGTTGACGCTCCTTCAGGAATTTGTTGGCCATCATCCTATCCGTATATTTTGCCACATTAGGCATACCCCGTCGTTCCCAAAACAGCGCGTAGCCCTCGGTATATTTTATAGCAAAAAAATGTGTTCTGCTTGCTATCAGAAAGGTATGTCGATCACCGGGCGAAATCAGGAAAACACTGCCTGCGGCGTAATCCATTTTATGGCCATTAAGGCTATGGGTACCGCTGCCGTTCAGGATGTACATAATTTCGAAATAGTTCTGCCCATGTTCAGGTAGATCGAAAACCTCTTTCTCAAATTCGGATACGTCAAGCGTATCAAACTGCTTAAAACTGTCCACATACAAATATCCATAAAAAATACATGAAAACAGTGGAAAAATACATGGAATCGTCGGCAGCCGTCGGCTAATTTTGCCCCTGCTCTTACAGCTCGTAATTCATGACAAACATCGCCCTCATCCTGTTCTGTACCCTTGCGGGGATATTATTTAAACGGTATAAATTGATTCCCACCGATGCGCACAAGGGCATTAATGTGTTTATTCTGTACATCGCGCTCCCAGCGGTATCGTTTAAGTATATCCCACAGATCCCTTGGAATCAAGACCTCCTCTTTCCCGTGTGCTCCTCCGTATTGGTTTGGCTGGGCAGTTACCTCTTTATCCGCGCCTACTGCCGTTTCAAAGGCTACAACCGGCGGACACGCAGCAGCCTAGAGCTCTCCAGTGGCTATAGCAATACCTCCTTTATCGGTTTTCCGTTAATCATGGCCTATTTTGGCGAGCAGCAGCTCGGCGTGGCAATCATCTGCGACCAAAGCATGTTCTTGATACTGTCCAGTATCGGGATAGTCAGCGCCATCAAAGGCGATAAGCAGGTCAGGGAAGTACCCTCGGCGAAGATGGTGATGGCGCGCTTCATACGCTTTCCACCGGTAATTGCCTGCCTCTCCGCGCTCCTGCTTTCCCGCTTTCTAGATTTCCAGCCCGTAGAGCCATTTTTTGATAAGCTTACAGCCACCGTAGGTCCCTTGGCGCTCTTTTCCTTAGGACTGCAATTGAATATCAAGGGCTGGCGTCCTAAAATAGCGCAAATATCCGTCGCCTTGCTCTATAAATTGATCCTCGCTCCTGCGCTGGTGCTATGTGCCGCCTTCGTGTTGGGCGTACAAGGCGATACAGCGCGCATAAGTGTTTTTGAGGCAGGAATGCCCACTTTGATCACGGCTTCCATTATTGCCGAACAGTTTAACTTAAATAGCAAGTTGGTGAACCTTATTATTGGCGTGGGCATCTTGGCAGGATTTATCTCCACCGGCATCTGGAGCATCATTATTAATAGCCTCTTTCCGCTGTAGCCTTTATTCGTGCAGACGCCAAGGGCTGCAGCCTTGACCATGTCTATCGTAAGCTATTCATCTTTTGCAAGAATTGCATATATTTTCTTACGATCTAGCTTACCGCCTGTACTATAGTAAAGTATCTTTCCATTTCGATCGAGGAGTATTACCCGAGGAATGCTGTTAATACCTAGTGAGCTACTTTTTATGCCTCCATAATCAAAGCTATGCGTCCAGTTCATTTGATATTCATCCACATGCCGTAAAAAGCTTGTCGAGTCGCGGTCTATGGAAACGCCTACAATTTTCAGCTTCTCGGCCGAAAAGTCTGCACGCAAAAGCTGCAAGTCTGGTATCTGTGCTAAACATGGACCACACCAGCTTGCCCAAAAATCCAATAAGACAAATGGCTCTGCTTGATTCTTCAAAGGAATGCTTTGCCCATAGATATCTTTTAATTCCAGGTTTGGCATAGGTTCATGCAACTTGATGATTGCGGGCGTTATTTTTTGAGCCAAATCTTGCGCTATCTTTTTCCCTTCCACTGTTGTTCGGTAAGCTTCGGGAAAGGTGCGGTTGTAGTAGTCGAGTAGATCAGTAAAATGGGCAGCATCCTCTTCAATAAAGAGTGTTGGGGAGACGACTTGTTCAAAAAAATACAAAAAAGAGGAGAAATCGTCTGGGTAAAGTGCAAATAAGGCCATGGACTTTGCGTTCATCGCTTTCGTTAACTGTTGTAACGCAAATTTGGCGGAGTCGTTTGTTTGAATTTTAGCCCCATATTTGTTCCATAATTCGGCACGTTGCAACATCTCCGTTTTTTGATCTTCTCTTAGTTTCCTAAAAATTTTACAGGAAACCGTATCATATACGGCAGTAAGATGCTCCGGTTGATCCGCGTAGAAAGGAGAACCTCCGCGCTTTTCATCAAAATATATAGTTGTTGTAGAGTTTTTTTGGTTAATAAGGTATGTAT
This genomic window contains:
- a CDS encoding STM3941 family protein, which codes for MPVHYLDICNDILSGQKKLRIAFKLSKIIWGAVLCALFNALLLAGIFYLYYPQKLIFVFLCYISLHIFIFEKIRHLLQYKKGRRGLTITKEGLFNNTADTEVFIPWKEITDFGYAFYRANNQIFINVEDPEKYEKLPRNTYLTWFHHIGKFFRTKPGILWIDVDTLDITEDQLIRLLPWLLHEAKRYW
- a CDS encoding TlpA family protein disulfide reductase; translation: MSNRSMYTPVTLLILMLLTCATALKAQEQIRLKIHLAGIDKDKLSIHFDDGLLNDLIEVKPEDTTVILERRTYSPYPRIFFFYETKSHTYLINQKNSTTTIYFDEKRGGSPFYADQPEHLTAVYDTVSCKIFRKLREDQKTEMLQRAELWNKYGAKIQTNDSAKFALQQLTKAMNAKSMALFALYPDDFSSFLYFFEQVVSPTLFIEEDAAHFTDLLDYYNRTFPEAYRTTVEGKKIAQDLAQKITPAIIKLHEPMPNLELKDIYGQSIPLKNQAEPFVLLDFWASWCGPCLAQIPDLQLLRADFSAEKLKIVGVSIDRDSTSFLRHVDEYQMNWTHSFDYGGIKSSSLGINSIPRVILLDRNGKILYYSTGGKLDRKKIYAILAKDE
- a CDS encoding AEC family transporter; the encoded protein is MTNIALILFCTLAGILFKRYKLIPTDAHKGINVFILYIALPAVSFKYIPQIPWNQDLLFPVCSSVLVWLGSYLFIRAYCRFKGYNRRTRSSLELSSGYSNTSFIGFPLIMAYFGEQQLGVAIICDQSMFLILSSIGIVSAIKGDKQVREVPSAKMVMARFIRFPPVIACLSALLLSRFLDFQPVEPFFDKLTATVGPLALFSLGLQLNIKGWRPKIAQISVALLYKLILAPALVLCAAFVLGVQGDTARISVFEAGMPTLITASIIAEQFNLNSKLVNLIIGVGILAGFISTGIWSIIINSLFPL
- a CDS encoding helix-turn-helix transcriptional regulator, producing MDSFKQFDTLDVSEFEKEVFDLPEHGQNYFEIMYILNGSGTHSLNGHKMDYAAGSVFLISPGDRHTFLIASRTHFFAIKYTEGYALFWERRGMPNVAKYTDRMMANKFLKERQLQFSDIAGRALAGVIANIRAYEPRSALSSSLFIFHQFQSILSLIMEQQGDFMEQEIPQKVTVNEVLHYIHRNIYLPDKLKAKKLAAHFHVSENYFGTFFKKHFHIGFKEYIDRVRYPLIKRRIDSGELRMKEIAAEFGFSDTSHLFVFRKRMEQ